The following are from one region of the Allocoleopsis franciscana PCC 7113 genome:
- a CDS encoding tyrosine-type recombinase/integrase: protein MTLYWTFQQHKNFMPKVNRSGQAKVLSKVEMSKIMRSFQSPSHKLIFAICRYTAERISAVLKLETLDVFDVKGKVRPVITFKGANRKGYKNKPGKTRQIHLHPALKELLEAYEIPVGSKWLFPSRDNPLNHLARQSADEALRRACSHAGLGDAGISTHSFRRTAITELDKSGVSIRVIQEVTGHRNIGQLKTYIEVSEAQVTEAIKLL, encoded by the coding sequence ATGACTCTCTATTGGACATTTCAGCAGCATAAAAATTTTATGCCAAAAGTGAATCGGTCAGGTCAAGCAAAAGTGCTCAGCAAGGTAGAAATGAGCAAAATCATGAGATCGTTTCAGTCGCCATCTCATAAATTGATATTTGCCATCTGCCGCTATACCGCCGAGCGCATCAGCGCTGTCCTGAAATTAGAAACCCTCGACGTGTTCGACGTTAAGGGGAAGGTTAGGCCAGTAATCACATTTAAAGGAGCCAACCGCAAAGGCTACAAAAACAAGCCCGGTAAAACTCGCCAAATCCATTTGCATCCAGCCCTCAAAGAGTTGCTTGAGGCTTATGAAATCCCGGTTGGCTCTAAATGGTTATTCCCCAGCCGAGATAATCCACTCAATCATCTAGCTCGGCAATCGGCTGATGAAGCATTGAGGAGAGCATGTAGTCACGCTGGGCTAGGGGATGCTGGAATCAGCACTCACTCATTCCGACGCACAGCGATTACTGAGTTAGATAAAAGCGGCGTCTCAATCAGAGTCATTCAGGAAGTGACGGGGCACAGAAACATCGGTCAACTGAAGACATATATAGAAGTGAGTGAGGCCCAGGTGACGGAGGCGATCAAGCTGTTGTAA